The following coding sequences lie in one Saccopteryx bilineata isolate mSacBil1 chromosome X, mSacBil1_pri_phased_curated, whole genome shotgun sequence genomic window:
- the PORCN gene encoding protein-serine O-palmitoleoyltransferase porcupine isoform X2: MATFSRQEFFQQLLQGCLLPTAQQGLDQIWLLLAICLSCRLFWRLGLPSYLKHASTVAGGFFSLYHFFQLHMVWVVLLSLLCYLVLFLCRHSSHRGVFLSVTILIYLLMGEMHMVDTVTWHKMRGAQMIVAMKAVSLGFDLDRGEVGAVPSPVEFMGYLYFVGTIVFGPWISFHSYLQAVQGHPLSRRWLQKVARSLALALLCLVLSTCVGPYLFPYFIPLDGDRLLRNKKRKARWLRAYESAVSFHFSNYFVGFLSEATATLAGAGFTEEKDHLQWDLTVSKPLNVELPRSMVEVVTSWNLPMSYWLNNYVFKNALRLGTFSAVLVTYAASALLHGFSFHLAAVLLSLAFITYVEHVLRKRLARTLSACVLSKRCPPDCSHQHRLGLGVRALNLLFGALAIFHLAYLGSLFDVDVDDTTEEQGYGMAYTVHKWSELSWASHWVTFGCWIFYRLIG; encoded by the exons ATGGCCACCTTCAGCCGGCAGGAATTTTTCCAGCAGCTGCTGCAGGGCTGTCTCCTGCCTACTGCCCAGCAGGGCCTTGACCAGATCTGGCTGCTCCTTGCCATCTGCCTCTCCTGCCGCCTCTTCTGGAGGCTCG GGTTGCCATCCTACCTGAAGCACGCAAGCACCGTAGCAGGCGGGTTCTTCAGCCTCTACCACTTCTTCCAACTGCACATGGTTTGGGTTGTGCTGCTCAGCCTCCTGTGCTACCTCGTGCTATTCCTCTGCAGACATTCCTCCCATCGCGGCGTCTTCCTCTCCGTCACCATCCTCATCTACCTGCTCATGGG tgagatGCACATGGTGGACACTGTGACATGGCACAAGATGCGAG GGGCCCAGATGATCGTGGCCATGAAGGCGGTGTCTCTGGGCTTCGACCTGGACCGGGGCGAGGTGGGTGCAGTGCCCTCACCCGTGGAGTTCATGGGCTACCTCTACTTCGTGGGCACCATCGTCTTTGGGCCCTGGATATCCTTCCACAGCTACCTACAGGCTGTCCAAGGTCACCCACTG AGCCGCCGATGGCTGCAGAAGGTGGCCCGGAGCCTGGCGCTGGCCCTGCTGTGCCTTGTGCTGTCCACTTGTGTGGGCCCTTACCTCTTCCCGTACTTCATCCCCCTTGACGGTGACCGCCTCCTTCGAAA CAAGAAACGCAAAGCCAG GTGGCTGCGAGCCTACGAGAGTGCTGTCTCCTTCCACTTCAGCAACTATTTTGTGGGCTTCCTATCCGAGGCCACGGCCACGTTGGCGGGAGCTGGCTTCACCGAGGAGAAGGATCACCTGCAATG GGACTTGACAGTGTCCAAGCCACTGAACGTGGAGCTGCCTCGGTCCATGGTAGAGGTTGTCACAAGCTGGAACCTGCCCATGTCTTATTGGCTAAATAACT ATGTTTTCAAGAATGCTCTCCGCCTGGGAACCTTCTCAGCCGTGCTGGTCACCTATGCAGCCAGCGCCCTCCTGCAT GGCTTCAGCTTCCACCTGGCTGCGGTGCTGCTGTCCCTGGCATTTATCACTTATGTGGAGCACG TCCTCCGGAAGCGCCTGGCTCGGACCCTCAGTGCCTGTGTCTTGTCGAAACGGTGCCCACCAGATTGTTCGCACCAGCATCGCTTG GGCCTGGGGGTACGAGCCTTAAACCTGCTCTTTGGGGCCCTGGCAATCTTCCACCTGGCCTACCTGGGCTCCCTGTTCGATGTTGATGTGGATGATaccacagaggagcag GGTTATGGCATGGCATACACTGTCCACAAGTGGTCAGAACTCAGCTGGGCCAGTCACTGGGTCACTTTTGGATGCTGGATCTTCTACCGTCTCATAGGCTGA
- the PORCN gene encoding protein-serine O-palmitoleoyltransferase porcupine isoform X5: protein MATFSRQEFFQQLLQGCLLPTAQQGLDQIWLLLAICLSCRLFWRLGLPSYLKHASTVAGGFFSLYHFFQLHMVWVVLLSLLCYLVLFLCRHSSHRGVFLSVTILIYLLMGEMHMVDTVTWHKMRGAQMIVAMKAVSLGFDLDRGEVGAVPSPVEFMGYLYFVGTIVFGPWISFHSYLQAVQGHPLSRRWLQKVARSLALALLCLVLSTCVGPYLFPYFIPLDGDRLLRKWLRAYESAVSFHFSNYFVGFLSEATATLAGAGFTEEKDHLQWDLTVSKPLNVELPRSMVEVVTSWNLPMSYWLNNYVFKNALRLGTFSAVLVTYAASALLHGFSFHLAAVLLSLAFITYVEHVLRKRLARTLSACVLSKRCPPDCSHQHRLGLGVRALNLLFGALAIFHLAYLGSLFDVDVDDTTEEQGYGMAYTVHKWSELSWASHWVTFGCWIFYRLIG, encoded by the exons ATGGCCACCTTCAGCCGGCAGGAATTTTTCCAGCAGCTGCTGCAGGGCTGTCTCCTGCCTACTGCCCAGCAGGGCCTTGACCAGATCTGGCTGCTCCTTGCCATCTGCCTCTCCTGCCGCCTCTTCTGGAGGCTCG GGTTGCCATCCTACCTGAAGCACGCAAGCACCGTAGCAGGCGGGTTCTTCAGCCTCTACCACTTCTTCCAACTGCACATGGTTTGGGTTGTGCTGCTCAGCCTCCTGTGCTACCTCGTGCTATTCCTCTGCAGACATTCCTCCCATCGCGGCGTCTTCCTCTCCGTCACCATCCTCATCTACCTGCTCATGGG tgagatGCACATGGTGGACACTGTGACATGGCACAAGATGCGAG GGGCCCAGATGATCGTGGCCATGAAGGCGGTGTCTCTGGGCTTCGACCTGGACCGGGGCGAGGTGGGTGCAGTGCCCTCACCCGTGGAGTTCATGGGCTACCTCTACTTCGTGGGCACCATCGTCTTTGGGCCCTGGATATCCTTCCACAGCTACCTACAGGCTGTCCAAGGTCACCCACTG AGCCGCCGATGGCTGCAGAAGGTGGCCCGGAGCCTGGCGCTGGCCCTGCTGTGCCTTGTGCTGTCCACTTGTGTGGGCCCTTACCTCTTCCCGTACTTCATCCCCCTTGACGGTGACCGCCTCCTTCGAAA GTGGCTGCGAGCCTACGAGAGTGCTGTCTCCTTCCACTTCAGCAACTATTTTGTGGGCTTCCTATCCGAGGCCACGGCCACGTTGGCGGGAGCTGGCTTCACCGAGGAGAAGGATCACCTGCAATG GGACTTGACAGTGTCCAAGCCACTGAACGTGGAGCTGCCTCGGTCCATGGTAGAGGTTGTCACAAGCTGGAACCTGCCCATGTCTTATTGGCTAAATAACT ATGTTTTCAAGAATGCTCTCCGCCTGGGAACCTTCTCAGCCGTGCTGGTCACCTATGCAGCCAGCGCCCTCCTGCAT GGCTTCAGCTTCCACCTGGCTGCGGTGCTGCTGTCCCTGGCATTTATCACTTATGTGGAGCACG TCCTCCGGAAGCGCCTGGCTCGGACCCTCAGTGCCTGTGTCTTGTCGAAACGGTGCCCACCAGATTGTTCGCACCAGCATCGCTTG GGCCTGGGGGTACGAGCCTTAAACCTGCTCTTTGGGGCCCTGGCAATCTTCCACCTGGCCTACCTGGGCTCCCTGTTCGATGTTGATGTGGATGATaccacagaggagcag GGTTATGGCATGGCATACACTGTCCACAAGTGGTCAGAACTCAGCTGGGCCAGTCACTGGGTCACTTTTGGATGCTGGATCTTCTACCGTCTCATAGGCTGA
- the PORCN gene encoding protein-serine O-palmitoleoyltransferase porcupine isoform X6, translating into MATFSRQEFFQQLLQGCLLPTAQQGLDQIWLLLAICLSCRLFWRLGLPSYLKHASTVAGGFFSLYHFFQLHMVWVVLLSLLCYLVLFLCRHSSHRGVFLSVTILIYLLMGEMHMVDTVTWHKMRGAQMIVAMKAVSLGFDLDRGEVGAVPSPVEFMGYLYFVGTIVFGPWISFHSYLQAVQGHPLSRRWLQKVARSLALALLCLVLSTCVGPYLFPYFIPLDGDRLLRNKKRKARGTMVRWLRAYESAVSFHFSNYFVGFLSEATATLAGAGFTEEKDHLQWDLTVSKPLNVELPRSMVEVVTSWNLPMSYWLNNYVFKNALRLGTFSAVLVTYAASALLHGFSFHLAAVLLSLAFITYVEHVLRKRLARTLSACVLSKRCPPDCSHQHRLGYGMAYTVHKWSELSWASHWVTFGCWIFYRLIG; encoded by the exons ATGGCCACCTTCAGCCGGCAGGAATTTTTCCAGCAGCTGCTGCAGGGCTGTCTCCTGCCTACTGCCCAGCAGGGCCTTGACCAGATCTGGCTGCTCCTTGCCATCTGCCTCTCCTGCCGCCTCTTCTGGAGGCTCG GGTTGCCATCCTACCTGAAGCACGCAAGCACCGTAGCAGGCGGGTTCTTCAGCCTCTACCACTTCTTCCAACTGCACATGGTTTGGGTTGTGCTGCTCAGCCTCCTGTGCTACCTCGTGCTATTCCTCTGCAGACATTCCTCCCATCGCGGCGTCTTCCTCTCCGTCACCATCCTCATCTACCTGCTCATGGG tgagatGCACATGGTGGACACTGTGACATGGCACAAGATGCGAG GGGCCCAGATGATCGTGGCCATGAAGGCGGTGTCTCTGGGCTTCGACCTGGACCGGGGCGAGGTGGGTGCAGTGCCCTCACCCGTGGAGTTCATGGGCTACCTCTACTTCGTGGGCACCATCGTCTTTGGGCCCTGGATATCCTTCCACAGCTACCTACAGGCTGTCCAAGGTCACCCACTG AGCCGCCGATGGCTGCAGAAGGTGGCCCGGAGCCTGGCGCTGGCCCTGCTGTGCCTTGTGCTGTCCACTTGTGTGGGCCCTTACCTCTTCCCGTACTTCATCCCCCTTGACGGTGACCGCCTCCTTCGAAA CAAGAAACGCAAAGCCAG GGGCACCATGGTAAG GTGGCTGCGAGCCTACGAGAGTGCTGTCTCCTTCCACTTCAGCAACTATTTTGTGGGCTTCCTATCCGAGGCCACGGCCACGTTGGCGGGAGCTGGCTTCACCGAGGAGAAGGATCACCTGCAATG GGACTTGACAGTGTCCAAGCCACTGAACGTGGAGCTGCCTCGGTCCATGGTAGAGGTTGTCACAAGCTGGAACCTGCCCATGTCTTATTGGCTAAATAACT ATGTTTTCAAGAATGCTCTCCGCCTGGGAACCTTCTCAGCCGTGCTGGTCACCTATGCAGCCAGCGCCCTCCTGCAT GGCTTCAGCTTCCACCTGGCTGCGGTGCTGCTGTCCCTGGCATTTATCACTTATGTGGAGCACG TCCTCCGGAAGCGCCTGGCTCGGACCCTCAGTGCCTGTGTCTTGTCGAAACGGTGCCCACCAGATTGTTCGCACCAGCATCGCTTG GGTTATGGCATGGCATACACTGTCCACAAGTGGTCAGAACTCAGCTGGGCCAGTCACTGGGTCACTTTTGGATGCTGGATCTTCTACCGTCTCATAGGCTGA
- the PORCN gene encoding protein-serine O-palmitoleoyltransferase porcupine isoform X3, whose protein sequence is MATFSRQEFFQQLLQGCLLPTAQQGLDQIWLLLAICLSCRLFWRLGLPSYLKHASTVAGGFFSLYHFFQLHMVWVVLLSLLCYLVLFLCRHSSHRGVFLSVTILIYLLMGEMHMVDTVTWHKMRGAQMIVAMKAVSLGFDLDRGEVGAVPSPVEFMGYLYFVGTIVFGPWISFHSYLQAVQGHPLSRRWLQKVARSLALALLCLVLSTCVGPYLFPYFIPLDGDRLLRNKKRKARGTMVRWLRAYESAVSFHFSNYFVGFLSEATATLAGAGFTEEKDHLQWDLTVSKPLNVELPRSMVEVVTSWNLPMSYWLNNYVFKNALRLGTFSAVLVTYAASALLHGFSFHLAAVLLSLAFITYVEHVLRKRLARTLSACVLSKRCPPDCSHQHRLGLGVRALNLLFGALAIFHLAYLGSLFDVDVDDTTEEQQERERDKDKQTGRERDEKHQLIVAAP, encoded by the exons ATGGCCACCTTCAGCCGGCAGGAATTTTTCCAGCAGCTGCTGCAGGGCTGTCTCCTGCCTACTGCCCAGCAGGGCCTTGACCAGATCTGGCTGCTCCTTGCCATCTGCCTCTCCTGCCGCCTCTTCTGGAGGCTCG GGTTGCCATCCTACCTGAAGCACGCAAGCACCGTAGCAGGCGGGTTCTTCAGCCTCTACCACTTCTTCCAACTGCACATGGTTTGGGTTGTGCTGCTCAGCCTCCTGTGCTACCTCGTGCTATTCCTCTGCAGACATTCCTCCCATCGCGGCGTCTTCCTCTCCGTCACCATCCTCATCTACCTGCTCATGGG tgagatGCACATGGTGGACACTGTGACATGGCACAAGATGCGAG GGGCCCAGATGATCGTGGCCATGAAGGCGGTGTCTCTGGGCTTCGACCTGGACCGGGGCGAGGTGGGTGCAGTGCCCTCACCCGTGGAGTTCATGGGCTACCTCTACTTCGTGGGCACCATCGTCTTTGGGCCCTGGATATCCTTCCACAGCTACCTACAGGCTGTCCAAGGTCACCCACTG AGCCGCCGATGGCTGCAGAAGGTGGCCCGGAGCCTGGCGCTGGCCCTGCTGTGCCTTGTGCTGTCCACTTGTGTGGGCCCTTACCTCTTCCCGTACTTCATCCCCCTTGACGGTGACCGCCTCCTTCGAAA CAAGAAACGCAAAGCCAG GGGCACCATGGTAAG GTGGCTGCGAGCCTACGAGAGTGCTGTCTCCTTCCACTTCAGCAACTATTTTGTGGGCTTCCTATCCGAGGCCACGGCCACGTTGGCGGGAGCTGGCTTCACCGAGGAGAAGGATCACCTGCAATG GGACTTGACAGTGTCCAAGCCACTGAACGTGGAGCTGCCTCGGTCCATGGTAGAGGTTGTCACAAGCTGGAACCTGCCCATGTCTTATTGGCTAAATAACT ATGTTTTCAAGAATGCTCTCCGCCTGGGAACCTTCTCAGCCGTGCTGGTCACCTATGCAGCCAGCGCCCTCCTGCAT GGCTTCAGCTTCCACCTGGCTGCGGTGCTGCTGTCCCTGGCATTTATCACTTATGTGGAGCACG TCCTCCGGAAGCGCCTGGCTCGGACCCTCAGTGCCTGTGTCTTGTCGAAACGGTGCCCACCAGATTGTTCGCACCAGCATCGCTTG GGCCTGGGGGTACGAGCCTTAAACCTGCTCTTTGGGGCCCTGGCAATCTTCCACCTGGCCTACCTGGGCTCCCTGTTCGATGTTGATGTGGATGATaccacagaggagcag caggagagagagagagacaaggacaaacaaacaggaagggagagagatgagaagcatcaactcatagttgcggcaccttag
- the PORCN gene encoding protein-serine O-palmitoleoyltransferase porcupine isoform X1, producing the protein MATFSRQEFFQQLLQGCLLPTAQQGLDQIWLLLAICLSCRLFWRLGLPSYLKHASTVAGGFFSLYHFFQLHMVWVVLLSLLCYLVLFLCRHSSHRGVFLSVTILIYLLMGEMHMVDTVTWHKMRGAQMIVAMKAVSLGFDLDRGEVGAVPSPVEFMGYLYFVGTIVFGPWISFHSYLQAVQGHPLSRRWLQKVARSLALALLCLVLSTCVGPYLFPYFIPLDGDRLLRNKKRKARGTMVRWLRAYESAVSFHFSNYFVGFLSEATATLAGAGFTEEKDHLQWDLTVSKPLNVELPRSMVEVVTSWNLPMSYWLNNYVFKNALRLGTFSAVLVTYAASALLHGFSFHLAAVLLSLAFITYVEHVLRKRLARTLSACVLSKRCPPDCSHQHRLGLGVRALNLLFGALAIFHLAYLGSLFDVDVDDTTEEQGYGMAYTVHKWSELSWASHWVTFGCWIFYRLIG; encoded by the exons ATGGCCACCTTCAGCCGGCAGGAATTTTTCCAGCAGCTGCTGCAGGGCTGTCTCCTGCCTACTGCCCAGCAGGGCCTTGACCAGATCTGGCTGCTCCTTGCCATCTGCCTCTCCTGCCGCCTCTTCTGGAGGCTCG GGTTGCCATCCTACCTGAAGCACGCAAGCACCGTAGCAGGCGGGTTCTTCAGCCTCTACCACTTCTTCCAACTGCACATGGTTTGGGTTGTGCTGCTCAGCCTCCTGTGCTACCTCGTGCTATTCCTCTGCAGACATTCCTCCCATCGCGGCGTCTTCCTCTCCGTCACCATCCTCATCTACCTGCTCATGGG tgagatGCACATGGTGGACACTGTGACATGGCACAAGATGCGAG GGGCCCAGATGATCGTGGCCATGAAGGCGGTGTCTCTGGGCTTCGACCTGGACCGGGGCGAGGTGGGTGCAGTGCCCTCACCCGTGGAGTTCATGGGCTACCTCTACTTCGTGGGCACCATCGTCTTTGGGCCCTGGATATCCTTCCACAGCTACCTACAGGCTGTCCAAGGTCACCCACTG AGCCGCCGATGGCTGCAGAAGGTGGCCCGGAGCCTGGCGCTGGCCCTGCTGTGCCTTGTGCTGTCCACTTGTGTGGGCCCTTACCTCTTCCCGTACTTCATCCCCCTTGACGGTGACCGCCTCCTTCGAAA CAAGAAACGCAAAGCCAG GGGCACCATGGTAAG GTGGCTGCGAGCCTACGAGAGTGCTGTCTCCTTCCACTTCAGCAACTATTTTGTGGGCTTCCTATCCGAGGCCACGGCCACGTTGGCGGGAGCTGGCTTCACCGAGGAGAAGGATCACCTGCAATG GGACTTGACAGTGTCCAAGCCACTGAACGTGGAGCTGCCTCGGTCCATGGTAGAGGTTGTCACAAGCTGGAACCTGCCCATGTCTTATTGGCTAAATAACT ATGTTTTCAAGAATGCTCTCCGCCTGGGAACCTTCTCAGCCGTGCTGGTCACCTATGCAGCCAGCGCCCTCCTGCAT GGCTTCAGCTTCCACCTGGCTGCGGTGCTGCTGTCCCTGGCATTTATCACTTATGTGGAGCACG TCCTCCGGAAGCGCCTGGCTCGGACCCTCAGTGCCTGTGTCTTGTCGAAACGGTGCCCACCAGATTGTTCGCACCAGCATCGCTTG GGCCTGGGGGTACGAGCCTTAAACCTGCTCTTTGGGGCCCTGGCAATCTTCCACCTGGCCTACCTGGGCTCCCTGTTCGATGTTGATGTGGATGATaccacagaggagcag GGTTATGGCATGGCATACACTGTCCACAAGTGGTCAGAACTCAGCTGGGCCAGTCACTGGGTCACTTTTGGATGCTGGATCTTCTACCGTCTCATAGGCTGA
- the EBP gene encoding 3-beta-hydroxysteroid-Delta(8),Delta(7)-isomerase, with the protein MATNASPLHPYWPRHLKLDNFVPNDCPTWHLLAGLFSISGVLVGTTWLLSGHAAIIPLGTWRRLSLCWFAVCGFIHMVIEGWFSLYHKDLLGDQAILSQLWKEYAKGDSRYILNDTFMICMESLTAFMWGPLSIWAVVTFLRQQPFRFILQLVISVGQMYGDLLYFLTEYRDGFQHGELGHPLYFWFYFVFLNALWLVIPGILVFDSVKQLTHAQSQLDAKATKAKSKQN; encoded by the exons ATGGCCACCAACGCTAGCCCCTTGCACCCATACTGGCCTCGGCACCTGAAACTGGACAACTTTGTGCCTAATGACTGCCCTACCTGGCATCTACTGGCTGGGCTCTTCTCCATCTCTGGGGTCTTAGTTGGGACCACCTGGCTGTTGTCAGGACATGCTGCCATCATCCCACTGGGGACCTGGCGAAGACTGTCCCTGTGCTGGTTTGCTGTGTGTGGGTTCATTCACATGGTGATTGAGGGATGGTTCAGCCTCTACCACAAAGACCTTCTTGGAGACCAAGCCATATTGTCCCAACTCT GGAAAGAGTATGCCAAGGGAGACAGCCGATACATCCT GAATGACACCTTCATGATATGCATGGAGTCTCTCACAGCTTTTATGTGGGGACCACTCAGCATTTGGGCGGTGGTCACCTTTCTTCGCCAGCAGCCTTTCCGCTTTATCCTGCAGCTTGTGATCTCTGTAG GTCAGATGTACGGGGATTTGCTCTATTTCCTGACAGAATACCGTGATGGATTCCAGCATGGGGAGCTGGGCCACCCGCTCTACTTCTGGTTTTACTTTGTCTTCTTGAATGCCCTGTGGCTGGTAATTCCTGGAATCCTCGTGTTTGATTCTGTGAAGCAGCTCACCCATGCCCAGAGCCAGCTGGATGCCAAAGCCACAAAAGCCAAGAGCAAGCAGAACTAA
- the PORCN gene encoding protein-serine O-palmitoleoyltransferase porcupine isoform X4, with amino-acid sequence MATFSRQEFFQQLLQGCLLPTAQQGLDQIWLLLAICLSCRLFWRLGLPSYLKHASTVAGGFFSLYHFFQLHMVWVVLLSLLCYLVLFLCRHSSHRGVFLSVTILIYLLMGEMHMVDTVTWHKMRGAQMIVAMKAVSLGFDLDRGEVGAVPSPVEFMGYLYFVGTIVFGPWISFHSYLQAVQGHPLSRRWLQKVARSLALALLCLVLSTCVGPYLFPYFIPLDGDRLLRNKKRKARGTMVRWLRAYESAVSFHFSNYFVGFLSEATATLAGAGFTEEKDHLQWDLTVSKPLNVELPRSMVEVVTSWNLPMSYWLNNYVFKNALRLGTFSAVLVTYAASALLHGFSFHLAAVLLSLAFITYVEHVLRKRLARTLSACVLSKRCPPDCSHQHRLGLGVRALNLLFGALAIFHLAYLGSLFDVDVDDTTEEQERERDKDKQTGRERDEKHQLIVAAP; translated from the exons ATGGCCACCTTCAGCCGGCAGGAATTTTTCCAGCAGCTGCTGCAGGGCTGTCTCCTGCCTACTGCCCAGCAGGGCCTTGACCAGATCTGGCTGCTCCTTGCCATCTGCCTCTCCTGCCGCCTCTTCTGGAGGCTCG GGTTGCCATCCTACCTGAAGCACGCAAGCACCGTAGCAGGCGGGTTCTTCAGCCTCTACCACTTCTTCCAACTGCACATGGTTTGGGTTGTGCTGCTCAGCCTCCTGTGCTACCTCGTGCTATTCCTCTGCAGACATTCCTCCCATCGCGGCGTCTTCCTCTCCGTCACCATCCTCATCTACCTGCTCATGGG tgagatGCACATGGTGGACACTGTGACATGGCACAAGATGCGAG GGGCCCAGATGATCGTGGCCATGAAGGCGGTGTCTCTGGGCTTCGACCTGGACCGGGGCGAGGTGGGTGCAGTGCCCTCACCCGTGGAGTTCATGGGCTACCTCTACTTCGTGGGCACCATCGTCTTTGGGCCCTGGATATCCTTCCACAGCTACCTACAGGCTGTCCAAGGTCACCCACTG AGCCGCCGATGGCTGCAGAAGGTGGCCCGGAGCCTGGCGCTGGCCCTGCTGTGCCTTGTGCTGTCCACTTGTGTGGGCCCTTACCTCTTCCCGTACTTCATCCCCCTTGACGGTGACCGCCTCCTTCGAAA CAAGAAACGCAAAGCCAG GGGCACCATGGTAAG GTGGCTGCGAGCCTACGAGAGTGCTGTCTCCTTCCACTTCAGCAACTATTTTGTGGGCTTCCTATCCGAGGCCACGGCCACGTTGGCGGGAGCTGGCTTCACCGAGGAGAAGGATCACCTGCAATG GGACTTGACAGTGTCCAAGCCACTGAACGTGGAGCTGCCTCGGTCCATGGTAGAGGTTGTCACAAGCTGGAACCTGCCCATGTCTTATTGGCTAAATAACT ATGTTTTCAAGAATGCTCTCCGCCTGGGAACCTTCTCAGCCGTGCTGGTCACCTATGCAGCCAGCGCCCTCCTGCAT GGCTTCAGCTTCCACCTGGCTGCGGTGCTGCTGTCCCTGGCATTTATCACTTATGTGGAGCACG TCCTCCGGAAGCGCCTGGCTCGGACCCTCAGTGCCTGTGTCTTGTCGAAACGGTGCCCACCAGATTGTTCGCACCAGCATCGCTTG GGCCTGGGGGTACGAGCCTTAAACCTGCTCTTTGGGGCCCTGGCAATCTTCCACCTGGCCTACCTGGGCTCCCTGTTCGATGTTGATGTGGATGATaccacagaggagcag gagagagagagagacaaggacaaacaaacaggaagggagagagatgagaagcatcaactcatagttgcggcaccttag